One part of the Sebastes fasciatus isolate fSebFas1 chromosome 8, fSebFas1.pri, whole genome shotgun sequence genome encodes these proteins:
- the rbsn gene encoding rabenosyn-5 — translation MASSYPPPFEGTGEVKEGFLCPLCLKDLQSFYQLQDHYEEEHSGDDRHVRGQLKSLVQKAKKAKDKLFKSDGDDRPDTGSYESFYYGGVDPYMWEPQELGATRSHLDFFKKHRAARIDHYVIEVNKLIIRLEKLTSFDRINSDAAKIRAIEKSVVSWVNDSDVPFCPDCGNKFNIRNRRHHCRLCGSIMCRRCMEFVPLPLAQKLINGTREALCVPGSPIQSQSPPVGGGGGGSGMGSRRGSISSLSSVTSMLEEKDDEKIRCCRHCMDTLLKRQQKLEEKDHMPDVVKLYERLRMCMEKVDERAPEYIRMAESLNAGETTYNLDTAGGLRLEVQKYYELIDALSKRILTLRAKDDPPPHPKALQLQKMIRYTATLFVQEKLLGLMSLPTKDKYEELKEKRKQEQEKRLQQERLVTQDTLKKRQETERNRPPPSTNGELPQAPRAPHMTKAGGWLPSADSVHTRSELEDPLLQQIENIQSFLRQAREAKRTDEVAMLEENLRQLQDEYDQQQTSLAIALSHKLAQEESLQQGELDRLEAREREEREYWGPTVGSTQPSFTWERSLDISPAGGLQGEEDTEEGDLTPKAERSPSSVRAFPALTSQEESPPRLRSLGGHVTPPGGEGQNAASLNPFGEEDSTPVEEDPSNPFSEDIKREHKEVSNGKKEYNPFDEDEEVVEDKQAEAAPGNPFEDGDTDKGNPFLEASGNSPEVSTNPFDGDNDDEVLPDVDMIEEELLLQQIDNIRAYIFDAKLSGRLDEVELLSENLRELQRTLQEQKKKKH, via the exons ATGGCCTCCAGTTATCCACCCCCCTTTGAGGGCACAGGGGAAGTGAAGGAGGGCTTTCTTTGCCCGCTGTGCCTGAAGGACCTTCAGTCGTTCTACCAACTCCAAGACCACTATGAAGAGGAGCACTCTGGAGATGACCGCCATGTTAGGGGACAGCTCAAAA GTTTGGTTCAGAAGGCAAAGAAAGCCAAAGACAAGCTATTTAAAAGTGATGGAGATGACAGACCGGATACAGGCAGTTATGAGTCCTTTTACTACGGTGGAGTGGACCCCTACATGTGGGAGCCTCAGGAACTGG GAGCGACCAGAAGTCACCTGGACTTCTTTAAAAAGCACCGGGCAGCAAGGATAGATCACTATGTTATTGAGGTCAACAAGCTCATCATTAGACTGGAAAAG TTGACATCGTTTGACAGGATCAACTCCGATGCTGCCAAAATCAGAG CCATTGAGAAGTCAGTGGTGTCATGGGTGAATGACTCGGATGTCCCGTTCTGTCCTGACTGTGGAAACAAGTTCAACATCCGGAACAGGCGGCACCACTGTCGTCTCTGTGGGTCCATCATGTGTAGGAGGTGCATGGAGTTTGTCCCCTTGCCTTTGGCTC AAAAGCTGATTAATGGGACGCGAGAGGCCCTGTGTGTACCTGGAAGCCCCATTCAGTCCCAGTCTCCCCCAGTgggaggcggcggcggcggcagcgggATGGGTTCCAGGAGAGGCAGCATCAGCAGCTTGAGCAGCGTCACCTCCATGTTGGAGGAAAAGGACGACGAGAAGATTCGATGCTGTCGCCACTGTATGGACACGCTGCTGAAGAGGCAGCAGAAGTTGGAAGAGAAGGACCACATGCCGGACGTGGTGAAACTTTACGAG AGGCTGAGGATGTGCATGGAGAAGGTGGATGAAAGGGCTCCAGAATACATCAGGATGGCCGAGTCTCTCAA TGCCGGAGAAACCACATACAATCTTGACACTGCTGGTGGACTGAGACTGGAAGTGCAGAAATACTACGAACTTATCGATGCCCTGAG TAAGAGGATTTTAACACTAAGAGCAAAAGATGACCCACCACCGCATCCAAAAGCCCTCCAGCTGCAGAAGATGATCCGCTATACGGCTACGCTATTTGTCCAG GAGAAGCTGTTAGGTCTCATGTCTTTACCCACTAAGGATAAATATGAAGAgctgaaagaaaagagaaaacaggAACAAGAGAAGAGACTCCAACAAGAGAGACTG GTAACCCAGGACACCCTGAAGAAGAGGCAGGAGACTGAGAGAAACCGTCCACCTCCCAGCACCAACGGAGAGCTGCCGCAGGCACCCAGAGCTCCGCACATGACCAAAGCTGGTGGATGGTTGCCCTCCGCAGACTCCGTCCACACACGCAGCGAGCTGGAGGACCCCCTCCTGCAGCAGATTGAGAACATCCAGTCATTCCTTCGTCAAGCGCGGGAGGCCAAGAGGACGGACGAGGTTGCCATGTTGGAGGAGAACCTGCGTCAGCTGCAGGATGAATACGACCAGCAGCAGACCAGCCTGGCCATCGCGCTCTCCCACAAGCTGGCCCAGGAGGAGAGCTTGCAGCAGGGGGAGCTCGATCGTCTCGAAGCCCgggaaagggaggagagggagtaTTGGGGCCCCACTGTGGGCTCCACCCAGCCTTCCTTCACCTGGGAGAGGTCTCTGGATATCAGTCCGGCAGGGGGCTTACAAGGAGAGGAAGATACTGAAGAAGGGGACCTGACTCCAAAAGCTGAGAGGAGTCCATCCTCCGTAAGAGCGTTCCCTGCTCTCACAAGCCAAGAGGAGTCGCCTCCAAGGTTGAGGAGCTTAGGGGGCCACGTAACCCCCCCTGGTGGTGAAGGACAGAACGCCGCCTCCCTTAACCCTTTCGGTGAGGAGGACTCTACTCCCGTTGAGGAGGATCCATCCAATCCCTTCTCTGAGGACATAAAGAGGGAACACAAAGAGGTGAGCAATGGGAAGAAAGAATACAACCCATTCGATGAAGACGAAGAAGTCGTGGAGGACAAACAGGCTGAGGCCGCACCCGGCAACCCCTTTGAGGACGGCGATACCGACAAAGGTAACCCTTTCCTGGAAGCCTCTGGGAATTCTCCAGAAGTCTCGACCAATCCCTTCGACGGAGACAATGACGACGAGGTTTTGCCCGACGTGGACATGAtagaggaggagctgctgctgcagcagatcGACAACATAAGGGCCTACATTTTTGACGCCAAGCTCAGCGGGCGTCTTGACGAGGTGGAGCTCCTGTCAGAGAACCTCAGAGAGCTACAGCGCACCCTACaagaacagaagaaaaagaagcacTGA
- the mrps25 gene encoding small ribosomal subunit protein mS25 produces the protein MSMKGRFPIRRTLDYLQKGDIIFKNRVKIMTVNYNTHGELSDGARKFVFFNIPQIQYKNQWLQIMMFKNMTPSPFLKFYLDDGEQVVMDVEGKDHKLISQHVKKILGKSEEVLQAEARAKMQASNPANFGPKKYCLRECICEVDGQVPCPGNTPLPKEMTGKYRAQMAASQE, from the exons atgtctatGAAAGGAAGGTTTCCGATCAGGAGGACTCTGGACTACCTCCAGAAAGGCGACATCATCTTTAAGAACAGAGTGAAGATCATGACGGTCAATTACAACACACATGGAGAGCTGAGCGACGGAGCAAG AAAGTTTGTCTTCTTCAATATTCCTCAGATTCAGTACAAAAACCAGTGGCTCCAAATAATGATGTTCAAAAATATGACACCATCACCGTTCTTGAAGTTCTACCTGG ACGATGGGGAGCAAGTTGTGATGGATGTGGAAGGGAAGGACCACAAACTGATATCACAACACGTTAAGAAGATTTTGGGCAAATCGGA AGAAGTGTTACAAGCTGAGGCTCGAGCCAAGATGCAGGCCTCCAACCCCGCCAATTTTGGGCCCAAAAAGTACTGTCTGAGGGAGTGTATCTGTGAGGTGGACGGCCAGGTGCCGTGTCCTGGCAACACGCCGCTGCCCAAGGAGATGACGGGCAAATATCGTGCACAGATGGCAGCGTCACAGGAGTGA
- the trh gene encoding pro-thyrotropin-releasing hormone yields the protein MKSTCLLILASLVVCNLTESGGQDIPAEDETDGRRTIDDIILQKAESLLLRSILKKMQEEDGRNEGSSFQTEWVTKRQHPGKRYSEDLEKRQHPGRREEGEDEQQQFLDLQKRQHPGKREDEMHSFMQLQKRQHPGKRFTMETENPVMLLSELSKRQHPGKKRYVVLHSKRQHPGKRHQDEEEEEDDDDWDADGDEEDLAGLEKRQHPGKRFWDNSSPDLGTNSPCDVLDSTSCSKTSLLLDFLDNINKSHAEEKRQHPGKRFAPEEDLVEEGE from the exons ATGAAGTCGACATGTCTGCTCATCCTGGCTTCTCTCGTGGTCTGCAACCTGACCGAGTCTGGAGGACAGGACATCCCTGCTGAGGACGAGACGGACGGGAGGAGGACCATAGACGACATCATCCTGCAGAAAGCAGAGAGTCTCCTGTTAAGGTCCATCCTCAAAAAGATGCAGGAGGAAGACGGCAGAAACG agggATCTTCCTTTCAGACGGAATGGGTGACAAAACGACAGCATCCCGGTAAGAGATACAGCGAGGACTTGGAGAAGCGCCAGCATCctgggaggagagaagaaggcGAGGACGAGCAGCAGCAGTTCTTGGACCTTCAAAAGAGACAACACCCGGGCAAACGCGAAGATGAAATGCACTCGTTCATGCAGCTGCAGAAAAGGCAGCACCCGGGAAAACGCTTCACGATGGAAACTGAAAACCCTGTGATGCTCCTGAGTGAACTTTCCAAACGACAGCATCCTGGAAAGAAACGCTATGTGGTGCTGCACAGCAAACGCCAGCATCCAGGTAAGCGCCAtcaggacgaggaggaggaggaggatgatgatgactgGGATGCGGATGGAGATGAAGAAGACCTCGCTGGATTGGAAAAGCGTCAGCACCCTGGAAAACGGTTTTGGGATAACTCCAGTCCGGATTTAGGCACGAACAGTCCATGTGATGTTTTGGACTCTACGAGCTGCAGCAAGACCAGTTTGCTGCTCGACTTTTTAGACAACATTAACAAGAGTCACGCCGAGGAGAAGAGACAACACCCGGGCAAAAGGTTCGCACCAGAGGAGGATTTagtggaggagggagagtaG